A single region of the Lates calcarifer isolate ASB-BC8 linkage group LG16_LG22, TLL_Latcal_v3, whole genome shotgun sequence genome encodes:
- the inpp5f gene encoding phosphatidylinositide phosphatase SAC2 isoform X1: protein MELFQAKDDYILQSGDRALWCSRKDGTMTVRPATDLLLAWNPVCLGLVEGVIGKIQLHTDLPLGLVLIRQKALVGHLPGNHKVYKITKIAVIPLSDEEPQELELELCKKHHFGIDKPEKLAQSPDESKFLMKTLSQIKSNVAVPIKKKYSPAFQVKENKEKERLERRLLDELYKIFMDSDSFYYSMTYDLTNSVQRQGDSEKTGLPLWKQVDDRFFWNKHMIQDLIDLQVPEVDFWVIPIIQGFVQVEELVVNYNETSDEERSSPETPPQEITCVDDIHPRFTVALISRRSRHRAGMRYKRRGVDTDGHVANYVETEQLIHVHSHTLSFVQTRGSVPVFWSQAGYRYNPRPRLEKGEKETMSYFAAHFEEQLKLYKKQVIINLVDQSGREKIIGDAYLKQVLLYNNPNLTYVSFDFHEHCRGMRFENVQILTDAISDIITDMKWAWVDQAGVICKQEGIFRVNCMDCLDRTNVVQAAVARVVMEQQLKKLGVMPPEQPLPLKCYRIYQIMWANNGDTISRQYAGTAALKGDFTRTGERKLAGVMKDGVNSANRYYLNRFRDAYRQAVIDLMMGLPVTEDLYSIFSKEKEHEEKEKESQRGAQEQVSLLLQTYMQLLLPDDEKFHGGWALINCDMSLIDATNKDVDVLLLLSDKAYYIAYYDEEADKVNQYQRLNLEGLEKIEIGPEPTLFGKPKFCCMRLHYRNEETSGYFHTLRAATRNPEDDGKDTLQCIAEMLRITKQATGLDLLVVEKKLERRQSRPHEDIMGIQNKPADQVQGSSGLAQGKSFLLNKFSSLNQKVKQTKTNVNIGPFKPLGKLGTFSKPDVKVNFLKPTMHVNLWKSDSSLETSDNTGAGALKDIGDDHSEISDDSDSYNSDPEHPCSGSLENVDYVLPSCGIVASNPRLGSRSQSIGSVELNIPSVIRVTGCDGVQESSSQVGDDKSPGAASVAEEAILIDFGTPIDAYCHQFVQDAQTKPVEVFGEHPPAPVPPLNPTVPVQNKTPAESDKQPSSEQQQQEEPQLPRPSQLDVQSTTSSSNLLTVQKPSSAVSGGSQRSLSSQLEGSLGPSPADSNGSRVVSPFAKIKSSMVQVASLTQAGLTQGINFAVAKVQKSPEPDAVNEAQESELKAMFTQCQTRIIQI from the exons ATGGAGCTGTTCCAAGCCAAAGACGACTACATTCTCCAGAGCGGGGACCGAGCTCTGTGGTGCAGCCGAAAAGATGGGACCATGACCGTCAGACCTG cgACAGACCTGCTGTTGGCCTGGAACCCGGTGTGTTTGGGTTTGGTGGAAGGTGTCATTGGAAAGATACAGCTTCACACAG ATCTTCCTCTCGGCCTCGTTTTAATCCGCCAGAAAGCGCTGGTGGGCCATTTACCGGGCAACCACAAAGTCTACAAGATCACCAAGATAGCTGTCATCCCTCTGTCTGATGAGGAGCCCCAGGAGCTCGAGCTGGAG CTTTGCAAGAAGCATCACTTCGGCATCGACAAACCAGAGAAACTGGCCCAGTCTCCAGACGAGTCAAAGTTCTTGATGAAAACTTTAAGTCAGATCAAATCTAACGTGGCTGTGCCCATCAAGAAAAag TATTCCCCTGCCTTCCAGGtcaaggaaaacaaagagaaggagcGGCTGGAGAGGCGGCTGCTGGATGAGCTGTACAAGATATTCATGGACTCCGACTCCTTCTACTACAGCATGACCTACGACCTGACAAACAGCGTGCAGCGTCAGGGAGACTCAGAGAAGACCGGCTTACCTCTGTGGAAACAG GTGGATGACCGTTTCTTCTGGAATAAACACATGATCCAAGACCTTATTGACCTTCAG GTCCCGGAGGTTGACTTCTGGGTGATACCGATCATCCAGGGGTTTGTGCAAGTGGAGGAGCTGGTGGTGAACTACAACGAGACGTCCGACGAGGAGAGGAGCAGCCCCGAGACCCCGCCGCAGGAAATCACCTGCGTGGATGACATCCACCCTCGCTTCACCGTGGCCCTGATCTCCAGGCGTAGCCGGCACCGCGCAG GGATGCGGTACAAACGCAGAGGAGTGGATACAGATGGCCATGTGGCTAACTATgtggagacagagcagctgatcCACGTGCACAGCCACACTCTGTCCTTTGTGCAGACTCGTGGCTCCGTGCCGGTCTTCTGGAGCCAGGCGGGGTACCGCTACAACCCCCGTCCACGCTTAGAGAAAG GGGAGAAGGAGACGATGTCTTACTTTGCTGCTCACTTTGAAGAGCAGCTAAAACTCTACAAGAAGCAG GTCATCATTAACTTGGTGGATCAAAGCGGACGAGAGAAGATAATCGGCGACGCGTATCTGAAGCAAGTCCTGCTTTACAACAACCCGAACCTCACATATGTTTCGTTTGACTTCCACGAGCACTG CCGAGGTATGAGGTTTGAGAACGTACAAATACTGACGGATGCAATTTCTGATATCATCACTGACATGAAATGGGCCTG GGTGGACCAAGCAGGAGTCATCTGCAAACAGGAGGGAATCTTCAGAGTCAACTGTATGGACTGTCTGGACCGGACCAATGTGGTTCAGGCTGCTGTCGCTCGGGTCGTGATGGAGCAACAG CTGAAGAAACTGGGTGTGATGCCCCCAGAGCAGCCTCTGCCTCTCAAGTGCTACAGGATTTATCAGATCATGTGGGCCAACAACGGAGACACCATCAGCAGACAGTATGCAGGCACAGCGGCGCTCAAG GGAGATTTCACCAGGACGGGGGAGAGGAAACTGGCCGGTGTGATGAAGGATGGCGTGAACTCAGCCAACCGCTACTATCTGAACCGCTTTAGGGACGCTTACCGACAGGCAGTCATCG ACCTAATGATGGGCCTGCCGGTGACTGAGGACCTGTACTCCATCTTCAGCAAAGAGAAGGAGCAcgaagagaaggagaaagagagccAGAGAGGAGCTCAGGAGCAGGTCAGCCTCCTGCTGCAGACCTACATGCAGCTTTTGCTGCCGGATGACGAGAAGTTTCACGGTGGCTGGGCCCTCATCAACTGTGACATGAG CCTCATTGATGCAACCAACAAAGACGTTGATGTGCTGCTACTCCTGTCCGACAAAGCCTACTACATCGCTTA CTACGATGAGGAGGCAGATAAAGTCAACCAATACCAGCGCCTCAATTTAGAGGGTTTGGAAAAGATCGAGATTG GTCCAGAGCCGACTTTGTTTGGGAAGCCAAAGTTTTGCTGCATGCGTTTGCACTACAGGAACGAAGAGACGAGCGGGTACTTTCACACTCTGAGGGCAGCAACACGAAACCCTGAGGACGATGGAAAAG ataCGTTGCAATGCATAGCTGAGATGCTCCGCATAACAAAACAGGCCACAGGGTTGGACCTGCTTGTGGTCGAAAAGAAGCTGGAGAG GCGACAGAGCAGACCTCATGAGGACATCATGGGAATCCAGAACAAACCTGCTGATCAGGTCCAGGGTAGCTCTGGTTTGGCACAGGGCAAAAGTTTCCTCCTCAACAAATTCTCCTCCCTCAATCAGAAAGTGAAACAGACCAAGACGAATGTAAACATCGGCCCCTTCAAGCCGCTGGGGAAGCTCGGCACCTTTTCCAAGCCTGACGTAAAAGTGAATTTCCTAAAACCAACTATGCACGTCAACCTGTGGAAGTCGGACAGCAGTTTAGAGACGTCGGACAACACCGGCGCCGGAGCCTTGAAAGACATCGGTGACGATCACTCTGAGATCTCCGACGACTCTGACTCCTATAACTCTGACCCGGAGCACCCCTGCTCTGGTTCTTTGGAGAACGTGGACTATGTGCTGCCCAGCTGCGGCATCGTAGCATCAAACCCACGACTGGGCAGCCGCTCCCAGTCGATCGGTAGCGTGGAGCTAAATATCCCCTCCGTTATCCGGGTCACTGGCTGTGACGGAGTGCAGGAAAGCTCCTCTCAAGTCGGCGACGACAAGTCTCCAGGTGCCGCCTCGGTGGCTGAAGAAGCCATCCTGATTGACTTTGGTACTCCCATTGATGCCTACTGCCACCAGTTCGTCCAGGATGCACAGACCAAACCTGTTGAGGTGTTTGGAGAGCATCCGCCAGCTCCAGTACCTCCACTCAACCCTACGGTGCCTGTGCAGAACAAGACCCCAGCAGAATCAGACAAGCAGCCGAGCTCcgagcaacagcagcaggaagagccCCAGCTCCCCAGGCCATCCCAGCTTGACGTCCAGTCCACTACCTCCAGTTCCAACCTCCTCACCGTCCAGAAGCCCAGCTCTGCGGTCTCGGGAGGCTCTCAGAGGAGTCTGAGTTCGCAGTTGGAGGGCAGCCTCGGCCCCTCGCCCGCTGACAGCAACGGCAGCCGAGTGGTGTCCCCCTTTGCCAAGATCAAGAGCTCCATGGTCCAGGTGGCCAGCCTCACCCAGGCCGGACTCACCCAGGGCATCAACTTCGCCGTGGCAAAGGTACAGAAGAGCCCCGAGCCGGACGCCGTCAACGAAGCCCAAGAGAGTGAGCTGAAGGCAATGTTTACACAGTGCCAGACCAGGATCATTCAGATCTAG
- the inpp5f gene encoding phosphatidylinositide phosphatase SAC2 isoform X2 encodes MELFQAKDDYILQSGDRALWCSRKDGTMTVRPATDLLLAWNPVCLGLVEGVIGKIQLHTDLPLGLVLIRQKALVGHLPGNHKVYKITKIAVIPLSDEEPQELELELCKKHHFGIDKPEKLAQSPDESKFLMKTLSQIKSNVAVPIKKKVKENKEKERLERRLLDELYKIFMDSDSFYYSMTYDLTNSVQRQGDSEKTGLPLWKQVDDRFFWNKHMIQDLIDLQVPEVDFWVIPIIQGFVQVEELVVNYNETSDEERSSPETPPQEITCVDDIHPRFTVALISRRSRHRAGMRYKRRGVDTDGHVANYVETEQLIHVHSHTLSFVQTRGSVPVFWSQAGYRYNPRPRLEKGEKETMSYFAAHFEEQLKLYKKQVIINLVDQSGREKIIGDAYLKQVLLYNNPNLTYVSFDFHEHCRGMRFENVQILTDAISDIITDMKWAWVDQAGVICKQEGIFRVNCMDCLDRTNVVQAAVARVVMEQQLKKLGVMPPEQPLPLKCYRIYQIMWANNGDTISRQYAGTAALKGDFTRTGERKLAGVMKDGVNSANRYYLNRFRDAYRQAVIDLMMGLPVTEDLYSIFSKEKEHEEKEKESQRGAQEQVSLLLQTYMQLLLPDDEKFHGGWALINCDMSLIDATNKDVDVLLLLSDKAYYIAYYDEEADKVNQYQRLNLEGLEKIEIGPEPTLFGKPKFCCMRLHYRNEETSGYFHTLRAATRNPEDDGKDTLQCIAEMLRITKQATGLDLLVVEKKLERRQSRPHEDIMGIQNKPADQVQGSSGLAQGKSFLLNKFSSLNQKVKQTKTNVNIGPFKPLGKLGTFSKPDVKVNFLKPTMHVNLWKSDSSLETSDNTGAGALKDIGDDHSEISDDSDSYNSDPEHPCSGSLENVDYVLPSCGIVASNPRLGSRSQSIGSVELNIPSVIRVTGCDGVQESSSQVGDDKSPGAASVAEEAILIDFGTPIDAYCHQFVQDAQTKPVEVFGEHPPAPVPPLNPTVPVQNKTPAESDKQPSSEQQQQEEPQLPRPSQLDVQSTTSSSNLLTVQKPSSAVSGGSQRSLSSQLEGSLGPSPADSNGSRVVSPFAKIKSSMVQVASLTQAGLTQGINFAVAKVQKSPEPDAVNEAQESELKAMFTQCQTRIIQI; translated from the exons ATGGAGCTGTTCCAAGCCAAAGACGACTACATTCTCCAGAGCGGGGACCGAGCTCTGTGGTGCAGCCGAAAAGATGGGACCATGACCGTCAGACCTG cgACAGACCTGCTGTTGGCCTGGAACCCGGTGTGTTTGGGTTTGGTGGAAGGTGTCATTGGAAAGATACAGCTTCACACAG ATCTTCCTCTCGGCCTCGTTTTAATCCGCCAGAAAGCGCTGGTGGGCCATTTACCGGGCAACCACAAAGTCTACAAGATCACCAAGATAGCTGTCATCCCTCTGTCTGATGAGGAGCCCCAGGAGCTCGAGCTGGAG CTTTGCAAGAAGCATCACTTCGGCATCGACAAACCAGAGAAACTGGCCCAGTCTCCAGACGAGTCAAAGTTCTTGATGAAAACTTTAAGTCAGATCAAATCTAACGTGGCTGTGCCCATCAAGAAAAag GtcaaggaaaacaaagagaaggagcGGCTGGAGAGGCGGCTGCTGGATGAGCTGTACAAGATATTCATGGACTCCGACTCCTTCTACTACAGCATGACCTACGACCTGACAAACAGCGTGCAGCGTCAGGGAGACTCAGAGAAGACCGGCTTACCTCTGTGGAAACAG GTGGATGACCGTTTCTTCTGGAATAAACACATGATCCAAGACCTTATTGACCTTCAG GTCCCGGAGGTTGACTTCTGGGTGATACCGATCATCCAGGGGTTTGTGCAAGTGGAGGAGCTGGTGGTGAACTACAACGAGACGTCCGACGAGGAGAGGAGCAGCCCCGAGACCCCGCCGCAGGAAATCACCTGCGTGGATGACATCCACCCTCGCTTCACCGTGGCCCTGATCTCCAGGCGTAGCCGGCACCGCGCAG GGATGCGGTACAAACGCAGAGGAGTGGATACAGATGGCCATGTGGCTAACTATgtggagacagagcagctgatcCACGTGCACAGCCACACTCTGTCCTTTGTGCAGACTCGTGGCTCCGTGCCGGTCTTCTGGAGCCAGGCGGGGTACCGCTACAACCCCCGTCCACGCTTAGAGAAAG GGGAGAAGGAGACGATGTCTTACTTTGCTGCTCACTTTGAAGAGCAGCTAAAACTCTACAAGAAGCAG GTCATCATTAACTTGGTGGATCAAAGCGGACGAGAGAAGATAATCGGCGACGCGTATCTGAAGCAAGTCCTGCTTTACAACAACCCGAACCTCACATATGTTTCGTTTGACTTCCACGAGCACTG CCGAGGTATGAGGTTTGAGAACGTACAAATACTGACGGATGCAATTTCTGATATCATCACTGACATGAAATGGGCCTG GGTGGACCAAGCAGGAGTCATCTGCAAACAGGAGGGAATCTTCAGAGTCAACTGTATGGACTGTCTGGACCGGACCAATGTGGTTCAGGCTGCTGTCGCTCGGGTCGTGATGGAGCAACAG CTGAAGAAACTGGGTGTGATGCCCCCAGAGCAGCCTCTGCCTCTCAAGTGCTACAGGATTTATCAGATCATGTGGGCCAACAACGGAGACACCATCAGCAGACAGTATGCAGGCACAGCGGCGCTCAAG GGAGATTTCACCAGGACGGGGGAGAGGAAACTGGCCGGTGTGATGAAGGATGGCGTGAACTCAGCCAACCGCTACTATCTGAACCGCTTTAGGGACGCTTACCGACAGGCAGTCATCG ACCTAATGATGGGCCTGCCGGTGACTGAGGACCTGTACTCCATCTTCAGCAAAGAGAAGGAGCAcgaagagaaggagaaagagagccAGAGAGGAGCTCAGGAGCAGGTCAGCCTCCTGCTGCAGACCTACATGCAGCTTTTGCTGCCGGATGACGAGAAGTTTCACGGTGGCTGGGCCCTCATCAACTGTGACATGAG CCTCATTGATGCAACCAACAAAGACGTTGATGTGCTGCTACTCCTGTCCGACAAAGCCTACTACATCGCTTA CTACGATGAGGAGGCAGATAAAGTCAACCAATACCAGCGCCTCAATTTAGAGGGTTTGGAAAAGATCGAGATTG GTCCAGAGCCGACTTTGTTTGGGAAGCCAAAGTTTTGCTGCATGCGTTTGCACTACAGGAACGAAGAGACGAGCGGGTACTTTCACACTCTGAGGGCAGCAACACGAAACCCTGAGGACGATGGAAAAG ataCGTTGCAATGCATAGCTGAGATGCTCCGCATAACAAAACAGGCCACAGGGTTGGACCTGCTTGTGGTCGAAAAGAAGCTGGAGAG GCGACAGAGCAGACCTCATGAGGACATCATGGGAATCCAGAACAAACCTGCTGATCAGGTCCAGGGTAGCTCTGGTTTGGCACAGGGCAAAAGTTTCCTCCTCAACAAATTCTCCTCCCTCAATCAGAAAGTGAAACAGACCAAGACGAATGTAAACATCGGCCCCTTCAAGCCGCTGGGGAAGCTCGGCACCTTTTCCAAGCCTGACGTAAAAGTGAATTTCCTAAAACCAACTATGCACGTCAACCTGTGGAAGTCGGACAGCAGTTTAGAGACGTCGGACAACACCGGCGCCGGAGCCTTGAAAGACATCGGTGACGATCACTCTGAGATCTCCGACGACTCTGACTCCTATAACTCTGACCCGGAGCACCCCTGCTCTGGTTCTTTGGAGAACGTGGACTATGTGCTGCCCAGCTGCGGCATCGTAGCATCAAACCCACGACTGGGCAGCCGCTCCCAGTCGATCGGTAGCGTGGAGCTAAATATCCCCTCCGTTATCCGGGTCACTGGCTGTGACGGAGTGCAGGAAAGCTCCTCTCAAGTCGGCGACGACAAGTCTCCAGGTGCCGCCTCGGTGGCTGAAGAAGCCATCCTGATTGACTTTGGTACTCCCATTGATGCCTACTGCCACCAGTTCGTCCAGGATGCACAGACCAAACCTGTTGAGGTGTTTGGAGAGCATCCGCCAGCTCCAGTACCTCCACTCAACCCTACGGTGCCTGTGCAGAACAAGACCCCAGCAGAATCAGACAAGCAGCCGAGCTCcgagcaacagcagcaggaagagccCCAGCTCCCCAGGCCATCCCAGCTTGACGTCCAGTCCACTACCTCCAGTTCCAACCTCCTCACCGTCCAGAAGCCCAGCTCTGCGGTCTCGGGAGGCTCTCAGAGGAGTCTGAGTTCGCAGTTGGAGGGCAGCCTCGGCCCCTCGCCCGCTGACAGCAACGGCAGCCGAGTGGTGTCCCCCTTTGCCAAGATCAAGAGCTCCATGGTCCAGGTGGCCAGCCTCACCCAGGCCGGACTCACCCAGGGCATCAACTTCGCCGTGGCAAAGGTACAGAAGAGCCCCGAGCCGGACGCCGTCAACGAAGCCCAAGAGAGTGAGCTGAAGGCAATGTTTACACAGTGCCAGACCAGGATCATTCAGATCTAG
- the bag3 gene encoding BAG family molecular chaperone regulator 3: MSQYSTASGNMNGMKTQSPTLTMANNDNDPLPLGWEVKIDPHTGWPFFVDHNNRTTTWNDPRHDTKKVREVSANGPNIPPEPSPQEPQKIFVREMKHPILRPGYVPIPVFHEGAELRQQPQQHPCYSYIQPATAQNIRTDGRTPSPTPGIHCRPRSPLHGPSDNCSTEPGKVSSPVSQTPEVYPTPHHQPPRPSSTGLQAGYIPIPVIHEGGGGQTQTQAQLNPSAYSQRVPFSEHQQPFHRLQTDEWPGYSAAMQPPRERASPILLPQHRDTASIHLPPHIRSQSPIITQVIGDRPQVQQHILTRPPPEKMEQEQQSTQQKPEITQLPQPLHTEADVQKPQQPQHFQQPPPQQPQQFQQPQQFQQPQIFQQPQLFQQAPPQTSPQPQQPEQLMQSQQQQQQFQPPQKPEQPQQHTADITVQIPPKQEAQDMTAATPEVPPVKVEAEQAAQCPMHPGLAKVQQIVERVAKLEQEVKCFDGKKNDKKYLLLEELLTKELLALDSVDPEGRADVRQARRDGVRRVQTILEELEQLEEQPAKPVGDATMEGDNLMQKGEPSMITKENVEMAKEIS; the protein is encoded by the exons ATGTCTCAGTACTCGACAGCCAGCGGCAACATGAACGGCATGAAGACACAGTCGCCGACACTGACCATGGCGAACAATGACAACGACCCTCTCCCCCTCGGCTGGGAAGTAAAAATCGACCCACACACGGGATGGCCCTTCTTTGTGGATCACAACAATCGTACGACAACCTGGAATGACCCGAGACACGACACGAAAAAG gtcaGAGAAGTGTCAGCAAATGGACCCAACATACCACCAGAACCGAGCCCTCAGGAGCCACAGAAGATCTTTGTTAGGGAGATGAAGCACCCCATCCTTCGCCCAGGTTACGTTCCCATCCCGGTCTTCCACGAGGGCGCAGAGCTGAggcagcagccgcagcagcaTCCGTGTTATTCCTACATCCAGCCAGCCACTGCACAGAATATCCGGACAGACGGGCGGACGCCTTCCCCGACACCGGGGATCCACTGCAGGCCGAGGTCACCTTTACACGGACCTTCAGACAACTGCTCCACTGAACCTGGAAAGGTCAGCTCACCTGTTTCACAAACACCAGAG GTTTACCCCACCCCACATCACCAACCTCCACGGCCCAGCAGCACTGGTCTCCAAGCAGGTTACATCCCCATCCCGGTGATCCACGAGGGGGGAGGAggccaaacacaaacacaggctcaGTTAAATCCATCTGCTTACTCTCAGCGCGTCCCCTTCTCAGAGCACCAGCAGCCCTTCCATCGCCTTCAGACAGATGAATGGCCTGGTTACTCTGCAGCAATGCAGCCTCCCCGGGAAAGAGCTTCTCCCATACTGCTTCCCCAACATCGCGACACTGCTTCTATTCACCTCCCACCTCATATTAGGAGCCAGTCACCTATTATAACGCAGGTGATTGGAGACAGACCACAG GTTCAGCAGCATATCCTCACAAGACCCCCACCAGAGAAAATGGAGCAGGAACAACAAAGCACGCAGCAGAAACCTGAGATCACGCAGCTCCCCCAGCCATTGCACACAGAAGCCGACGTCCAGAAGCCTCAACAACCTCAACACTTCCaacagcctccacctcagcaACCTCAGCAGTTCCAACAACCTCAGCAGTTCCAGCAGCCGCAAATTTTCCAGCAGCCGCAACTTTTCCAGCAGGCACCACCTCAGACGTCTCCACAGCCTCAGCAGCCTGAGCAGTTAATGCAGtcgcagcagcaacagcaacagttcCAGCCTCCCCAGAAACCTGAGCAACCACAGCAACATACTGCAGATATCACAGTTCAAATACCTCCAAAGCAAGAGGCACAGGACATGACCGCTGCTACCCCAGAGGTCCCACCTGTAAAGGTAGAGGCTGAACAGGCTGCTCAGTGCCCAATGCACCCAGGCTTGGCTAAGGTACAGCAGATAGTGGAACGGGTTGCTAAACTGGAGCAGGAGGTGAAATGTTTTGACGGAAAGAAGAATGACAAGAAGTACTTGCTGCTGGAGGAACTGCTGACCAAAGAGCTCTTAGCACTGGACTCGGTCGACCCAGAGGGTCGTGCAGATGTGCGGCAGGCGAGACGGGATGGAGTCCGTCGCGTTCAGACCATACTGGAAGAACTGGAGCAACTGGAGGAGCAGCCAGCCAAGCCTGTAGGCGACGCCACGATGGAGGGAGACAACCTGATGCAGAAAGGAGAGCCCAGCATGATCACCAAGGAGAATGTAGAGATGGCAAAGGAGATCTCATAA